DNA from Canis lupus familiaris isolate Mischka breed German Shepherd chromosome 9, alternate assembly UU_Cfam_GSD_1.0, whole genome shotgun sequence:
GAGGTGGTGCCTCAACTGGTCTGAAGAGCAGGAGTTAGCCAAGCATTGTAGGTGGCAAGGACgaggcaggggcctggggggtggCTGGGCACTCAtcggcccctcccctctccaggaGCAGCGGTCAGCAGTGTTCGTGGTCCTCTTCGCCCTCATCACCATCCTCATCCTCTACAGCTCCAACAGTGCCAATGAGGTCTTCCATTACGGCTCCCTGCGGGGCCGCACCCGCAGGCCCGTCAACCTCAAGAAGTGGAGCATCACGGACGCGTATGTCCCAATTCTTGGCAACAAGGTAGCGTGACCACTTTGGGAACTCTTTGAGACCAAGCTGATGGTTGGTCTTCCCTGCTACCCACCATCTCTGTTCCCACTCCTCCACCTCTTCTCTCTGCTATTTCCATTCTTCCTAAAGGAAAGGGGGAACCCCAGGAGTCAAGGCCTTGGCTTCCAGTGCCATCAGCCCCTGGTTTGCTGTGTGATCTCAGACAGGTGCCCTGTCTGTCTCTGGGCCTCCACTTTCTGCAAGGTCCCATTTTAACATTGATATCCTACTGCTTTCTGAGTCTGAATCCCTAAGGAGAGGTATTGCTGGCTTTCACTGATCTCTGTCTCTGCAGGGGTGTCCATACAGGGTTTGGGAGCAGAACACTGGAGTACTTGACAACACAAAACAGTCATAATAATGGTTGTCCTTTGTCAattgcctgctgtgtgccaggcactgtgattAGCAGTAATCGTCACACCTACAGAGGCTGTGAGGTCAGCATTGTTATCCTCCTGGAagagatggggaaaccaagagtcaaagaGGTAAAgtcacttgtccaaggccacacggcaagggaggggcagagcccCAAATCCCTTTGGAGTTGCAGCTGTATAGAGAAGCCAAAGGTCATTCCCAGGGCTTTAGTTTGCCTTGGGTAGCCATGCAACTCAGGCTGTATTTCTGGGGTTCCCTCTATAATCCTCTAAGCCGTAAATGTTTTCTGAGAGGCCAGGGAGATAATCATTGGCCTGGAATATGGACTCCACCTTCCAGGAGGAGGAGGTCTCCAgatccctgcctgcctccctctcttccgTCACAAATCCTCCTAAATCTATCAGGATCTTTGTACACTTGGTGCCTGGGGCTCTGAATACACCCTTACTGCGAAAGGGCCCCTTAGCAGATATTTAGACACGGATCAACATCTAACTGAGATCCTAATGcccttgaaataaaaataacagaacctAGGAGAAAGTAGAAGAGCTTGAGTGCGGGTGGAGGCAGTGCTGAGCTTGTAGCTACCTCCAGCCTGACAGGGGAAGCCAGTAGAGCTCGGGAAAGCTGCAAAAGCCATCAGCTGAGGTCCATGGGACCAATTGTTGGATCTTGGAGTAACGGCTCAGGGAAGACTGCCTGGAAGAGGTAGCACCTGAATTTAGGCTTAACGGGTAAAGAGGAATTCCATGGGTAGAAGATAGGTCCCAGAGAACTCATGGTTCCAACTCATTCAGCAGtggggaaacaggcccagaggggCTTCCACCCTTTCCTAACTGGCAAGGTGGTGTCTTGTTGGTGGGTGTTGTGGAAATGTCATGGGTGCCCTGGGCAGGATTCCCTCCTATGGGAACTGGACTAAGGCTGGGGCGCTGGGGCCACACAGAGTTGGGTTCCTACCCAAACGCTCCGCTCCTCTGCTGTGTGCCTTGGGGACATCCCTGCATGACTGTCTTGTCCTCCTGTTCCTTCACTCTGCCCCAGCCAAGCATCCTTTTGCTTCCCAACATACCATGGTCATTCCCACTTCAGAACCTCTGGTcttgctgttcctcctgccttGAGTACTTTCCTATGTGGTTCCTTTTCATCCTCCAGGTCTCCACTCCGagagccccccatcccccagaTGATCTTTCTAGAGTAGCCCCTACTCCTGTCTCTCTTGATCCCTTGCCCCTACTGTATTATCTTCGTAACACGTTTTACTCACCACCTGGTgtcattttgtcttttacttgTTCCCTGACTCTCTGACTGTGAGCTTCTTGAAGGTAGGAATGGGGTCTCTTTGATTCATTGCTTTGTCCCTGGCATTTGGCCATTAGCTAGCTTGaagtaatatttgttgaatgttgaGTGAAGAGCCTttagtttccttgtctttaaaatgggcaaaataggggcacctgggtgactcagtcagtgaagtgtctgctttcggctcaggtcatgatctcagggtcctgggatcgagccctgcatctggctccctgctctgtagggaacctgcttctccttccccctctgcacCTCCCGACACACAATCTCTAAATATACAAACaggtaaataaatatgaataaaataaaatgggtaaaataattCCTGCCTCCCAGATGCCTGGATGTACAGGGCATAGGGCCTGGCACTGAGTGGTCATGACAGTGTTGACTTTCCTTGCCCCCCACAGACGCTGCCATCCCGGTGCCACCAGTGTGTGATTGTCACCAGCTCTAGCCACCTGCTAGGAACCAAGCTGGGTCCCGAGATTGAGCGAGCCGAGTGCACAATCCGCATGAATGATGCGCCCACCACGGGCTACTCAGCCGATGTAGGCAACAAGACCACCTTCCGTGTGGTAGCCCATTCCAGCGTATTCCGTGTGCTGCGGAGGCCCCAGGAGTTCGTCAACCGGACCCCCGAGACCGTGTTTATCTTTTGGGGCCCCCCAAACAAGATGCAGAAGCCCCAGGGCAGCCTTGTGCGCGTCATCCAGCGGGCAGGCCTGGTGTTCCCCAACATGGAGGCCTATGCCGTCTCTCCCGGCCGCATGCGCCAATTTGACGACCTCTTCCGGGGTGAGACGGGCAAGGACAGGTACCAGCTTCCTGCCTGCCCCCTCTAGCCAGCCCTGTGCTCCCCCTAAGCATTCTCTGCCTACCAGGCCTTCGGTTTCCAGCATGCACTCCTCTGAGGCTGTGGTCACTTCCTGCTACCCTCTGGTCAGATTTTCCAGGAGAATCTTCTTCACGTCTAGCCCCTAGCCTGGGTCACTTCCAGCATGCTCTGCACGGTCTCGTCTCCCCAGGAGGGCTTCCTCCCAGCATGCATTGGTCTGAGGAAACAGGACTCTTAGCATGTTCTGCTCTAAGAATCACTCACTCCTAGAATCTTTCTAGGAGAACTCCCTGTTGCTCACAGCAGGAATTCACTGTACCCAGCATGTCTTGCTTGAGGCACACAGTTGCTCCCAGCATGCTCTATCCTAAGGGTACATCTTTCCCAGCATGTCCTTTTCTGGCTGATCGCCCCAGAAGAGCTAGGCCAGTgctatccaatagaaatataatgcaagccatgtatgtaatttaaatttttatagtagccaaattaaaaaagtaaaaggaaacaggtgaaattgatttgaatatattttatttaacccgaAACACTCAACATCTATACCCTGTATTTTTTTCGGTTTGATTAATCCCTAAATATTTAAGATTTGAGGGAgctattataaattttatttaaaattttagggagtttccatttatttattgctagtatataggaatacaattgattttttgtGTGTTGGCCTTATATCCTATAATCCTGCTAAACTTACATATTGGTTCTGGGAGATTTTTCTAGGTTCATTGGGTTTTCTATGCACGAAATCATGTTGTAAGGACATGTAATTCAGAAcacctttatttcttcctttctaatctgtatgcatcttatttctttttcttgccttattgcactggctaggacTTTGATACAAGGTCAAATTATATGGGGGAtgatgagagtagacatccttgccTTGGTCGCCATCTTGGGAAAGCATTTGGTCTTTCGTCATTGAATATGACGTTAGCTATAGAGTGTTTAGTTATCCTTTACCAAACTGAAGAAGTTCCCTTCTCTAATTTGCTAAGAGTTTTCATAATTAttggatattgaattttattttattttttatttttattttttttggattttgaattttatcgagtgtttttctgcatcaattgatatgatcatgtggtttttcttAAGGCTATTACTATGGTGGATTATACCACcgtatatatttttgaatattgattgatttttgaatatcgAATCAGacttgcatttctggaataaatttcacttggttgtagtgtattatttttatatagtgcTGGATATGAcatgctaatatattttttaagattttatttattcatgagagacacacagagagaggcagagacataggcagagggagctcttgcaaggagcccgatgtgagacttgatcccagatcctcagatcacaccctgagccagaggcagatgctcaaccactgagccactcaggcatcccaacatgctaatattttgttgagatttttgtgTCTGTACTCAGGAGACATACCAatgtgtagttttgttttgtttttgtactgTCTTTGCATGGTTTTTGGTATTatgggtaatgctggcctcagaaaaTGTGTAGaattggtgttatttcttcttcaaatgtttggtagaatttgtcaATGACACTATCCGGACCTGGAGagttctttttgaagattttctgtttttttaaagatttattta
Protein-coding regions in this window:
- the ST6GALNAC6 gene encoding alpha-N-acetylgalactosaminide alpha-2,6-sialyltransferase 6 isoform X8, coding for MSSNKEQRSAVFVVLFALITILILYSSNSANEVFHYGSLRGRTRRPVNLKKWSITDAYVPILGNKGKVSFVVEHRLVHHGDCSGAV
- the ST6GALNAC6 gene encoding alpha-N-acetylgalactosaminide alpha-2,6-sialyltransferase 6 isoform X1; translated protein: MSSNKEQRSAVFVVLFALITILILYSSNSANEVFHYGSLRGRTRRPVNLKKWSITDAYVPILGNKTLPSRCHQCVIVTSSSHLLGTKLGPEIERAECTIRMNDAPTTGYSADVGNKTTFRVVAHSSVFRVLRRPQEFVNRTPETVFIFWGPPNKMQKPQGSLVRVIQRAGLVFPNMEAYAVSPGRMRQFDDLFRGETGKDREKSHSWLSTGWFTMVIAVELCDHVHVYGMVPPDYCSGPVCSACPTTTMNPRGQMSVSPTSRMSTAAKATTTASSPRRGSSHPGPSCMESPSPTPPGPRLPCLWTSHRGHRRVLSPPSHSTKGHLLANQGWPECLLANQGLVSSSQGLGVSLDQSGI
- the ST6GALNAC6 gene encoding alpha-N-acetylgalactosaminide alpha-2,6-sialyltransferase 6 isoform X6 — its product is MACSRPLSQCDPTSLPPGPPTGRWPLPLSRRRREMSSNKEQRSAVFVVLFALITILILYSSNSANEVFHYGSLRGRTRRPVNLKKWSITDAYVPILGNKTLPSRCHQCVIVTSSSHLLGTKLGPEIERAECTIRMNDAPTTGYSADVGNKTTFRVVAHSSVFRVLRRPQEFVNRTPETVFIFWGPPNKMQKPQGSLVRVIQRAGLVFPNMEAYAVSPGRMRQFDDLFRGETGKDREKSHSWLSTGWFTMVIAVELCDHVHVYGMVPPDYCSQRPRLQRMPYHYYEPKGPDECVTYIQNEHSRKGNHHRFITEKRVFSSWAQLYGITFSHPSWT
- the ST6GALNAC6 gene encoding alpha-N-acetylgalactosaminide alpha-2,6-sialyltransferase 6 isoform X2; translated protein: MSSNKEQRSAVFVVLFALITILILYSSNSANEVFHYGSLRGRTRRPVNLKKWSITDAYVPILGNKTLPSRCHQCVIVTSSSHLLGTKLGPEIERAECTIRMNDAPTTGYSADVGNKTTFRVVAHSSVFRVLRRPQEFVNRTPETVFIFWGPPNKMQKPQGSLVRVIQRAGLVFPNMEAYAVSPGRMRQFDDLFRGETGKDREKSHSWLSTGWFTMVIAVELCDHVHVYGMVPPDYCSQRPRLQRMPYHYYEPKGPDECVTYIQNEHSRKGNHHRFITEKRVFSSWAQLYGITFSHPSWT
- the ST6GALNAC6 gene encoding alpha-N-acetylgalactosaminide alpha-2,6-sialyltransferase 6 isoform X4, yielding MCDPTSLPPGPPTGRWPLPLSRRRREMSSNKEQRSAVFVVLFALITILILYSSNSANEVFHYGSLRGRTRRPVNLKKWSITDAYVPILGNKTLPSRCHQCVIVTSSSHLLGTKLGPEIERAECTIRMNDAPTTGYSADVGNKTTFRVVAHSSVFRVLRRPQEFVNRTPETVFIFWGPPNKMQKPQGSLVRVIQRAGLVFPNMEAYAVSPGRMRQFDDLFRGETGKDREKSHSWLSTGWFTMVIAVELCDHVHVYGMVPPDYCSGPVCSACPTTTMNPRGQMSVSPTSRMSTAAKATTTASSPRRGSSHPGPSCMESPSPTPPGPRLPCLWTSHRGHRRVLSPPSHSTKGHLLANQGWPECLLANQGLVSSSQGLGVSLDQSGI